The Paracoccus sp. MC1862 genome includes a window with the following:
- the dapD gene encoding 2,3,4,5-tetrahydropyridine-2,6-dicarboxylate N-succinyltransferase has translation MSNAALETAIEAAWDARDSLTPATKGETRDAIEATLEALDRGELRVAEKRGADWHVNQWAKKAVLLGFRLQDMELHPGGPQGGTWWDKVDGKFKDWDEARWREAGFRAVPTCVVRRSAFIAKGVVLMPSFVNLGAYVDEGTMVDTWATVGSCAQIGKRVHLSGGVGIGGVLEPMQAGPTIIEDDCFIGARSEVVEGVIVREGSVLGMGVFIGQSTKILDRETGEVMYGEVPAGSVVVAGSMPSKNGVHLYCAVIVKRVDARTRSKTSINELLRD, from the coding sequence ATGTCGAACGCTGCGCTTGAAACCGCCATCGAGGCCGCCTGGGACGCCCGCGACTCCCTCACCCCCGCGACGAAGGGCGAAACCCGCGACGCCATCGAGGCGACGCTGGAGGCACTCGACCGGGGCGAGCTGCGCGTGGCCGAAAAGCGCGGGGCCGACTGGCACGTGAACCAATGGGCGAAAAAGGCCGTGCTGCTGGGCTTCCGCCTTCAGGACATGGAACTGCATCCGGGCGGCCCGCAGGGCGGGACCTGGTGGGACAAGGTGGACGGCAAGTTCAAGGACTGGGACGAGGCCCGCTGGCGCGAGGCGGGCTTCCGCGCCGTCCCGACCTGCGTCGTCCGCCGTTCCGCCTTTATCGCCAAGGGTGTGGTGCTGATGCCCTCCTTCGTGAACCTCGGGGCTTACGTCGATGAGGGCACGATGGTCGATACCTGGGCCACGGTCGGTTCCTGCGCGCAGATCGGCAAGCGTGTCCACCTGTCGGGCGGCGTCGGCATCGGCGGTGTGCTGGAACCGATGCAGGCTGGCCCGACGATCATCGAGGACGACTGCTTCATCGGCGCCCGCTCCGAGGTGGTCGAGGGCGTGATCGTGCGCGAAGGTTCGGTCCTCGGCATGGGCGTCTTCATCGGCCAGTCCACCAAGATCCTGGACCGGGAAACCGGCGAGGTCATGTATGGCGAGGTGCCTGCGGGGTCCGTCGTCGTCGCGGGTTCGATGCCGTCCAAGAACGGCGTCCACCTTTACTGCGCGGTGATCGTCAAGCGGGTCGATGCCAGGACCCGCTCGAAGACCTCGATCAACGAGCTTCTGCGCGACTGA
- a CDS encoding fumarylacetoacetate hydrolase family protein, with protein sequence MTQTIFPAPILPTVPVTGQNAAFPVRRIFCVGRNYAAHAAEMGAEVDREAPFYFTKSAFSLTTGGTLPYPPGTEDYHHEVELVVALGRPAFGISPADAMGCVFGHAVGLDMTRRDLQAVAKSKQRPWDLGKDVENSAVIGPITPAEGFQPSGQRITLQVNGTLRQDAPLSDMVWSIPELIADLSRYYHLEPGDLIYTGTPAGVGAVQPGDHLQARVEGLEPLDAAIGPAE encoded by the coding sequence GTGACCCAGACGATCTTCCCCGCCCCCATTCTGCCGACTGTTCCGGTGACCGGGCAGAACGCCGCCTTTCCGGTCCGCCGCATCTTCTGCGTCGGCCGCAACTATGCCGCCCATGCCGCCGAGATGGGGGCCGAGGTGGACCGCGAGGCGCCCTTTTATTTCACCAAGTCGGCCTTTTCGCTGACCACGGGCGGCACGCTGCCCTATCCGCCGGGCACCGAAGACTATCACCACGAAGTCGAACTGGTCGTGGCGCTGGGCCGCCCCGCCTTCGGCATTTCCCCTGCCGACGCGATGGGCTGCGTTTTCGGCCATGCGGTCGGTCTCGACATGACGCGGCGCGACCTGCAGGCGGTGGCGAAATCGAAACAGCGCCCGTGGGATCTGGGCAAGGATGTCGAGAACTCGGCCGTGATCGGCCCGATCACCCCGGCCGAGGGCTTCCAGCCGTCCGGGCAGCGCATCACCCTGCAGGTGAACGGCACGCTGCGGCAGGATGCGCCGCTGTCGGACATGGTCTGGTCGATCCCCGAACTGATCGCGGACCTGTCGCGCTATTACCACCTTGAGCCGGGCGACCTGATCTATACGGGCACACCTGCGGGTGTCGGCGCCGTGCAGCCGGGCGACCACCTGCAGGCGCGGGTCGAGGGGCTGGAGCCGCTGGATGCGGCGATCGGCCCCGCCGAATGA
- a CDS encoding PPC domain-containing DNA-binding protein — translation MPFPSLSIAAPDGADTAVATSPGGFAATRLQPGCDLIDGLRRLQSRTGAGAMAVTSCVGSLREVRLRHANRTEATLYQGHFEILSLTGTIDPAHQHLHLSIANGEGRAFGGHLLPGSQVFTTAEIVALLLPDLRFSRRPCPLSGFDELYIEQMPG, via the coding sequence TTGCCCTTCCCCTCTCTTTCCATTGCCGCTCCGGACGGGGCGGATACGGCTGTTGCGACCTCGCCGGGGGGCTTTGCCGCGACCCGGCTGCAGCCCGGTTGCGACCTGATCGACGGCCTGCGCCGGCTTCAGAGCCGGACGGGGGCCGGGGCCATGGCGGTCACAAGCTGCGTCGGTAGCCTGCGCGAAGTCCGGCTGCGCCATGCGAACCGCACCGAAGCGACCCTCTACCAAGGGCATTTCGAGATCCTGTCGCTGACCGGCACCATCGACCCCGCCCACCAGCACCTGCATCTGTCCATCGCCAACGGCGAGGGGCGGGCCTTCGGCGGCCACCTGCTGCCCGGCTCGCAGGTCTTCACCACCGCCGAGATCGTGGCGCTGCTGCTGCCCGACCTGCGCTTTTCCCGCCGGCCCTGCCCGCTTTCAGGCTTTGACGAGCTTTATATCGAACAGATGCCCGGATGA
- a CDS encoding c-type cytochrome — translation MIRLLAPLLALALPLAAEEPDRAALQVLAGSCANCHGPDGHSPGAIPSIAGLPAEETAAKMLAFRDGQDPAATVMPRLMKGYDEAQIRALAEWFERVDP, via the coding sequence ATGATCCGCCTGCTTGCCCCCCTTCTCGCCCTGGCCCTGCCCCTTGCGGCCGAGGAACCGGACCGCGCTGCCTTGCAGGTGCTGGCGGGTTCCTGCGCCAACTGCCACGGCCCTGACGGGCACTCGCCCGGCGCCATCCCCTCGATCGCCGGGCTGCCGGCCGAGGAGACCGCCGCGAAGATGCTGGCCTTCCGCGACGGACAGGACCCCGCCGCCACGGTCATGCCGCGGCTGATGAAGGGCTATGACGAGGCGCAGATCCGCGCCCTCGCCGAATGGTTCGAAAGGGTGGACCCATGA
- a CDS encoding NAD(P)/FAD-dependent oxidoreductase, whose product MIARRSILQGIGAGIGAFALPSLVRGQGAAHVVVVGGGFGGATAARYLRRLDPAVRITLVEPNERFVTCPFSNLYLAGLRDWDSLGHGFDDLRAQGIEVIHARAEDVDATARTVTLSDGARLNWDRLVLSPGIDFRWNGIEGYDEAAAEFAPHAWKAGPQTRLLRTQLEVMEDGGTFAMVVPQGAFRCPPGPYERASMVAHYLKANKPRSKILILDSQDKFSKQALFQQGWDALYPGMIEWVSLSDDGLVEQVDASAREAVTGFGNVHKADVLNVIPPQKAGLIAERAGVTDDTGWVPVDGDRFESARVPGIFVLGDATIAAPMPKSGFAANTQGKVAAAVIAAELAGREAPRASYANTCYSLIGPDYGISVAGVYRGENGRVVEIEGSGGVSPLDAGADFRQAEADYGAGWYAAICADIWGTQA is encoded by the coding sequence ATGATCGCGCGCCGCAGCATCCTTCAGGGCATCGGCGCGGGGATCGGGGCGTTCGCCCTGCCCTCGCTGGTTCGCGGCCAAGGGGCAGCTCATGTGGTCGTGGTCGGCGGCGGCTTCGGCGGCGCCACCGCCGCCCGCTACCTGCGCCGGCTGGACCCCGCGGTGCGGATCACGCTGGTCGAGCCGAACGAACGCTTCGTCACCTGCCCCTTCTCGAACCTCTACCTCGCGGGCCTGCGCGACTGGGACAGCCTCGGCCACGGCTTCGACGACCTTCGCGCCCAGGGGATCGAGGTGATCCACGCCCGCGCCGAGGATGTGGACGCCACTGCCCGCACCGTCACCCTGTCGGACGGCGCGCGCCTGAACTGGGACCGGCTGGTGCTGTCGCCCGGCATCGACTTTCGCTGGAACGGGATCGAGGGCTATGACGAAGCCGCAGCCGAGTTTGCCCCCCACGCTTGGAAGGCCGGGCCGCAGACCCGGCTTCTGCGGACCCAGCTTGAGGTGATGGAGGACGGCGGCACCTTCGCGATGGTCGTCCCGCAGGGCGCCTTCCGTTGCCCGCCGGGGCCTTACGAACGCGCCAGCATGGTCGCGCATTACCTCAAGGCGAACAAGCCGCGCTCGAAGATCCTGATCCTCGATTCGCAGGACAAGTTCTCGAAACAGGCGCTGTTCCAGCAGGGGTGGGACGCGCTTTATCCCGGCATGATCGAATGGGTCAGCCTGTCCGACGACGGGCTGGTGGAACAGGTGGACGCGAGCGCCCGCGAGGCCGTGACCGGCTTCGGCAACGTCCACAAGGCCGACGTGCTGAACGTGATCCCGCCGCAGAAGGCCGGGCTGATCGCCGAACGCGCGGGCGTCACGGACGACACCGGCTGGGTGCCGGTCGATGGCGACCGCTTCGAATCCGCGCGGGTGCCCGGCATCTTCGTCCTCGGCGACGCGACCATCGCGGCGCCCATGCCCAAGTCGGGCTTTGCCGCGAACACGCAAGGCAAGGTCGCGGCCGCTGTGATCGCCGCGGAACTCGCCGGGCGCGAGGCCCCACGGGCAAGCTACGCCAACACCTGCTACAGCCTGATCGGCCCCGACTACGGCATCTCGGTCGCCGGCGTCTATCGCGGCGAAAACGGGAGGGTCGTCGAGATCGAAGGCTCGGGCGGCGTCAGCCCATTGGACGCCGGCGCGGATTTCCGCCAGGCCGAGGCCGATTACGGCGCCGGCTGGTATGCCGCAATCTGCGCCGACATCTGGGGCACGCAGGCGTGA
- a CDS encoding YeeE/YedE family protein: MSVVALGLLLGAVFGAAARAGRFCLLRGVKGLVPGKAARDLSALRAFALALAVALAGSQALNLMGGTDLSAALPLRAGSPWLSMLIGGAIFGLGMVLANSCGARALVLLAGGNLRSLVVLLCLGLAAQATLTGVLAPARAAVQQLGQASLAGLSLPQLIASAGIPAQAALAIATILPALALAAFAWPLISRRPLEAAMAAIIGATVVGGWWITFATDDPFDPKPLTSLSYIGPMGESVLWLMLSTGRQAAFGVAIIGGTLIGAFATALLTRSLRAESFGSPRQTVASALGGALMGFGGVLALGCSIGQGLSGLSTLSVASLIAFAGILAGTMLGLTILPAFPERT; the protein is encoded by the coding sequence GTGAGCGTCGTCGCCCTCGGCCTGCTCCTCGGCGCTGTCTTCGGCGCCGCCGCCCGCGCAGGCCGCTTCTGCCTGCTGAGGGGGGTCAAGGGGCTGGTGCCGGGGAAGGCTGCGCGCGATCTTTCGGCGTTGCGGGCCTTTGCGCTGGCCCTCGCCGTGGCGCTGGCCGGGTCGCAGGCGCTGAACCTTATGGGCGGCACCGACCTGTCCGCCGCCCTGCCGCTGCGGGCGGGCAGCCCGTGGCTTTCCATGCTGATCGGCGGGGCGATCTTCGGCCTCGGCATGGTGCTGGCCAATTCCTGCGGGGCGCGGGCGCTGGTGCTGCTGGCAGGGGGCAACCTGCGGTCGCTGGTGGTGCTGCTCTGCCTCGGGCTGGCCGCGCAGGCCACGCTGACCGGCGTTCTGGCCCCGGCCCGCGCGGCGGTCCAGCAACTCGGGCAGGCGAGCCTTGCCGGGCTGTCGCTGCCGCAACTCATCGCGAGCGCCGGCATCCCGGCGCAGGCCGCCCTGGCAATTGCCACGATCCTGCCCGCGCTGGCGCTGGCAGCCTTCGCCTGGCCGCTGATAAGCCGCCGCCCGCTTGAGGCGGCGATGGCCGCCATCATCGGCGCAACGGTCGTCGGCGGCTGGTGGATCACCTTCGCCACCGACGACCCCTTTGACCCGAAGCCGCTGACCTCGCTCAGCTACATCGGCCCGATGGGGGAAAGCGTGCTGTGGCTGATGCTATCGACCGGGCGGCAGGCGGCTTTCGGCGTCGCCATCATCGGCGGCACCCTGATCGGCGCCTTCGCCACCGCCCTTCTCACCCGCAGCCTGCGGGCCGAAAGCTTCGGCTCGCCCCGGCAGACCGTCGCCTCGGCCCTCGGCGGCGCGCTGATGGGCTTCGGCGGCGTGTTGGCGCTTGGCTGCTCCATCGGACAAGGGCTATCGGGCCTTTCCACCCTCTCGGTCGCCAGCCTCATCGCCTTTGCCGGCATCCTCGCCGGCACGATGCTGGGCCTGACGATCCTTCCTGCTTTTCCTGAAAGGACATGA